Proteins encoded by one window of Pseudomonas sp. LS44:
- the purF gene encoding amidophosphoribosyltransferase, with product MCGIVGIVGKSNVNQALYDALTVLQHRGQDAAGIVTSSNGRLFLRKDNGLVRDVFQQRHMQRLVGHVGIGHVRYPTAGSSSSAEAQPFYVNSPYGITLAHNGNLTNVEQLSREIYESDLRHVNTNSDSEVLLNVFAHELAVRGKLQPTEEDVFAAVSGVHERCRGGYAVVAMVTGYGVVGFRDPYGIRPIVFGQRHTDEGVEYMIASESVALDVLGFTLIRDLAPGEAVYITEDGKLHTRQCAQHPQYAPCIFEHVYLARPDSIMDGVSVYKARLRMGEKLAEKILRERPEHDIDVIIPIPDTSRTSALELANRLGVKFREGFVKNRYIGRTFIMPGQAARKKSVRQKLNAIELEFRGKNVMLVDDSIVRGTTCKQIIQMAREAGAKNVYFCSAAPAVRFPNVYGIDMPSAHELIAHGRSTAEVAELIGADWLIYQDLPDLIEAVGGGKIKIENFDCAVFDGKYVTGDVSEAYLNKIEQARNDVSMTKGQAVSAIIDLYND from the coding sequence CGTCGGTAAGTCGAACGTCAATCAGGCGCTGTATGACGCGCTTACCGTACTTCAACATCGCGGCCAGGATGCTGCCGGTATTGTGACCAGCTCGAACGGGCGGTTATTCCTGCGCAAAGACAACGGTCTGGTGCGCGATGTATTCCAGCAGCGCCACATGCAGCGTCTGGTCGGCCATGTGGGCATCGGTCATGTGCGATACCCAACTGCCGGCAGTTCCAGCTCGGCCGAAGCGCAGCCGTTTTACGTCAATTCGCCGTACGGCATTACGCTCGCGCATAACGGCAACCTCACCAACGTCGAACAGCTTTCGCGGGAAATCTACGAGTCCGACCTGCGCCACGTGAACACCAACTCCGATTCGGAAGTGCTGCTCAACGTGTTTGCCCATGAGTTGGCCGTGCGCGGCAAGTTGCAGCCGACTGAAGAGGATGTGTTCGCCGCGGTATCCGGCGTCCATGAGCGCTGCCGCGGTGGTTATGCCGTGGTCGCGATGGTCACCGGTTACGGTGTGGTGGGTTTTCGTGATCCCTACGGCATTCGCCCGATCGTCTTCGGTCAGCGGCACACCGACGAGGGTGTGGAATACATGATCGCCTCGGAAAGCGTGGCGCTGGATGTATTGGGCTTCACCTTAATCCGCGATTTGGCGCCAGGTGAGGCGGTCTACATTACCGAAGATGGCAAGCTGCACACCCGGCAGTGCGCCCAGCACCCGCAATATGCGCCCTGTATTTTCGAGCACGTTTACCTGGCGCGACCAGACTCGATCATGGACGGCGTGTCGGTGTACAAGGCACGCCTGCGCATGGGCGAAAAGTTGGCTGAAAAGATACTCCGCGAACGTCCGGAACATGACATCGACGTGATCATCCCGATCCCGGATACCAGCCGTACCTCGGCCCTGGAACTGGCTAACCGCTTGGGCGTGAAGTTCCGCGAAGGCTTCGTCAAAAATCGCTATATCGGTCGGACTTTCATCATGCCTGGGCAGGCGGCGCGCAAGAAATCCGTGCGGCAGAAGCTCAACGCCATCGAATTGGAGTTCCGCGGCAAAAACGTGATGCTCGTGGACGACTCGATTGTCCGTGGCACCACCTGCAAGCAGATCATCCAGATGGCGCGTGAGGCTGGGGCGAAGAATGTGTATTTCTGCTCGGCTGCACCGGCAGTCCGCTTTCCGAACGTCTATGGCATCGATATGCCGAGCGCTCATGAGCTGATTGCCCACGGCCGCTCGACTGCCGAAGTGGCTGAGTTGATCGGCGCCGATTGGCTGATCTACCAGGATTTGCCGGATCTGATCGAAGCGGTCGGTGGTGGCAAGATCAAGATCGAGAATTTCGACTGCGCGGTGTTTGATGGCAAATACGTCACCGGCGATGTCAGCGAGGCTTACCTGAACAAGATCGAGCAGGCGCGCAACGACGTCAGCATGACCAAAGGTCAGGCGGTCAGCGCGATTATCGATCTGTATAACGACTGA
- a CDS encoding O-succinylhomoserine sulfhydrylase has product MSQDWDAGRLDSDLENAAFDTLAVRAGQHRTPEGEHGEPLFFTSSYVFRTAADAAARFAGEVPGNVYSRYTNPTVRAFEERIAALEGAEQAVATASGMSSILAMVMALCSSGDHVLVSRSVFGSTISLFEKYLKRFGIQVDYPPLADVAGWQAACKPNTKLFFVESPSNPLAELVDIAALAEVAHANGALLAVDNCFCTPALQQPLKLGADIVIHSATKYIDGQGRCLGGVVAGRKAQMQEVVGFLRTAGPTLSPFNAWVFLKGLETLRIRMQAHSAGAQALAEWLEQQPGIERVYYAGLPSHPQHELAKRQQTGFGAVVSFEVKGGKQGAWRFIDATRMISITTNLGDTKTTIAHPATTSHGRLTPAERAQAGIADNLVRVAVGLEEVADIKADLARGLAAL; this is encoded by the coding sequence ATGAGTCAGGATTGGGATGCCGGACGGCTGGATAGCGACCTCGAAAATGCCGCTTTCGACACACTGGCGGTGCGTGCTGGTCAGCACCGTACCCCCGAAGGTGAGCATGGCGAGCCGCTGTTCTTCACCTCCAGCTATGTGTTCCGCACTGCCGCCGATGCTGCTGCGCGCTTTGCCGGAGAAGTGCCGGGAAATGTCTATTCGCGCTATACCAATCCGACCGTGCGTGCTTTCGAAGAGCGCATCGCCGCTCTGGAAGGCGCAGAACAGGCTGTCGCGACTGCTTCCGGAATGTCCTCCATCCTGGCCATGGTGATGGCGCTGTGCAGCTCCGGCGATCATGTGTTGGTGTCGCGTAGCGTTTTTGGTTCGACCATCAGCTTGTTCGAGAAATACCTCAAGCGCTTCGGCATCCAGGTGGATTACCCGCCGCTGGCCGATGTCGCCGGTTGGCAGGCGGCCTGCAAGCCAAACACCAAGCTGTTTTTTGTCGAGTCACCGTCCAACCCGCTGGCCGAGCTGGTCGATATCGCCGCCCTGGCCGAAGTCGCCCACGCCAACGGTGCGCTGCTGGCCGTCGACAACTGCTTCTGCACCCCGGCATTGCAGCAGCCGCTCAAGCTGGGAGCGGACATCGTCATTCACTCGGCGACCAAATACATCGACGGTCAAGGTCGTTGCTTGGGTGGCGTAGTGGCGGGGCGTAAAGCGCAGATGCAAGAAGTGGTCGGTTTTCTGCGTACCGCCGGGCCGACCTTGAGCCCCTTCAATGCCTGGGTGTTCCTCAAAGGGTTGGAAACGCTGCGGATTCGCATGCAGGCGCACAGTGCCGGTGCGCAGGCATTGGCCGAGTGGTTGGAGCAGCAGCCGGGCATCGAGCGGGTTTACTACGCAGGTCTGCCTAGCCATCCCCAGCATGAGTTGGCCAAACGGCAGCAGACTGGTTTCGGTGCGGTAGTCAGCTTCGAGGTCAAGGGCGGTAAACAGGGCGCTTGGCGCTTCATTGATGCGACCCGGATGATTTCCATCACTACCAATCTCGGTGATACCAAAACCACTATTGCTCATCCGGCCACCACGTCCCATGGGCGTCTGACTCCGGCAGAGCGGGCGCAGGCCGGTATTGCCGATAATCTGGTGCGTGTCGCTGTGGGGTTGGAAGAAGTCGCTGATATCAAGGCCGACCTGGCACGAGGCCTGGCGGCGTTGTGA